In Chrysiogenes arsenatis DSM 11915, the following proteins share a genomic window:
- a CDS encoding serine hydrolase domain-containing protein has protein sequence MPTCTLLASTGSRIWVTLCTVLLFTLIGCGGGENYISGDASTPPPVTATTNAALQQSVNDYFYGTNQYYHNATGSQTPGAIVAVHLNGYQPWYYAVGCAEIDTAAPNTCYTPMTIDLPFRIASVTKMFIADVVVKLAAEGKLSLSDTVEKWLPGTLTGINAGKGSVITIGMLLNHTSGLYSYVTTDARLVHGDSPDMQMPMNQFVMSHGQKTWDSSEILGFVDTFDAPASFTTATGDSVGTPYGTNPTSSPGSTVKYSNTNYYLLGLIIEKATGNPVHDEVARLITAPLNLTQTYLPIPGERQFRGGAPFVHGYADYFNAPYDSSDTDLLKFRTNDTPDSTLLAQPYINGDGTLEDFSEVDPSFAWTTGGMVSNASDLMKFLQHVMVSRVQSRQESAYWVSGAPLDPNTTFQYARGLARIDNSLFGHSGQFAGYNVASYWLAPLDAYIVVMTNRYSYFESDPNNLGVTIATLPPDTLYKVGAIAARVQPSTQEIAVRSDLNSGLINTIIHMLTHGEEKATTLPSIKQ, from the coding sequence ATGCCAACATGCACTCTGCTTGCTTCCACTGGTTCACGTATTTGGGTCACACTCTGTACTGTTTTACTCTTCACGCTTATTGGATGCGGTGGAGGGGAAAATTATATTTCCGGTGATGCTTCCACGCCGCCTCCTGTGACAGCGACTACGAATGCCGCACTGCAACAATCGGTAAATGATTATTTTTATGGCACGAACCAATACTATCACAATGCCACCGGTAGCCAAACCCCCGGCGCCATTGTGGCGGTTCACCTGAACGGTTATCAACCGTGGTATTATGCCGTCGGATGCGCGGAAATTGATACTGCCGCTCCGAACACCTGTTATACGCCTATGACCATTGATTTGCCGTTTCGCATTGCCAGTGTCACAAAAATGTTTATTGCTGATGTCGTCGTTAAACTCGCCGCCGAAGGGAAACTCTCCTTGAGTGATACCGTTGAAAAATGGTTGCCTGGCACGTTGACCGGTATCAACGCCGGCAAGGGAAGTGTGATTACCATTGGCATGCTGCTCAACCACACCAGTGGCCTGTATAGCTATGTGACCACCGATGCGCGTCTGGTGCACGGGGATTCGCCCGACATGCAAATGCCGATGAATCAATTTGTGATGAGTCACGGACAAAAAACGTGGGACAGCAGCGAAATACTCGGATTCGTTGATACGTTTGATGCACCAGCCTCTTTCACAACGGCTACTGGCGATAGTGTCGGCACCCCTTACGGAACCAATCCGACCTCTTCTCCCGGATCAACCGTTAAATATTCCAACACCAATTATTATTTGCTCGGACTGATCATTGAAAAAGCCACGGGTAATCCCGTGCATGACGAAGTTGCGCGCCTGATCACCGCGCCACTCAACCTGACCCAAACCTATTTACCTATTCCGGGTGAACGGCAATTCCGTGGTGGTGCGCCTTTTGTTCACGGGTATGCTGATTATTTTAATGCTCCCTACGATTCATCTGACACCGATCTTCTCAAATTCCGCACCAATGACACACCCGACAGTACCCTGCTCGCACAACCCTACATCAATGGTGATGGCACACTGGAAGACTTCTCTGAAGTTGATCCCTCCTTTGCGTGGACAACCGGCGGGATGGTTTCTAACGCCTCTGACCTGATGAAATTTCTGCAGCATGTCATGGTTAGTCGCGTGCAAAGCCGTCAGGAATCTGCCTACTGGGTGAGTGGAGCACCACTCGACCCCAACACGACATTTCAGTACGCGCGCGGACTGGCTCGCATCGACAACTCACTTTTTGGTCACAGTGGGCAATTTGCGGGCTATAACGTTGCGTCCTACTGGCTGGCCCCGCTCGACGCATACATCGTGGTGATGACCAACCGTTATTCGTATTTTGAAAGTGATCCGAATAATTTAGGTGTGACGATCGCAACGTTGCCGCCCGATACACTTTACAAAGTGGGTGCCATTGCCGCCAGAGTGCAACCGTCTACCCAAGAAATTGCTGTCCGTTCCGACCTGAATAGCGGCCTCATCAATACGATCATTCACATGTTGACTCATGGAGAAGAGAAGGCCACCACATTACCTTCGATCAAACAATAA
- a CDS encoding KamA family radical SAM protein, protein MQKTFRAYTRETIHTLPQWQHLSAELQEATAVVGRVFPFRTNRYMVDEVIDWKHPESDPMYRLNFPNRDMLQPHHYQRLASLLHQGETEQVIARAVREIRQDLNPHSVQTMDATLPIIDGLKQQGIIHSYPETVLFFAAEGQMCHAHCTFCFRWLQFVGGEKEIFVSTDINALVQYVAQHQEVRDILFTGGDPMVMPAHILAEYVDKILAANIPHLNAIRFGTKAITYWPYRFLTDPDADSLLQTFERIIASGKHLAIVANMNHPRELATPAVQQAVQRIRATGAEIRAQSPLLRHINAEATTWVDLWQEQVRLGIIPYYQFIVRDTGARHYFRVPLVEALEIYRTAWGNVSGICRTARGPCMSTPHGKVQVVDVQEINGKPALLLRYLQSPDAAQVLRIFCAEYDANADWFSDLRPLRPQDVPFFSPNSGSSA, encoded by the coding sequence GTGCAAAAAACATTTCGTGCCTATACCCGAGAAACGATTCACACGTTACCGCAGTGGCAACACCTTTCGGCTGAATTGCAGGAAGCTACGGCTGTGGTTGGGCGCGTGTTTCCCTTCCGCACGAACCGATACATGGTCGATGAAGTTATCGACTGGAAGCATCCCGAATCAGATCCCATGTACCGTTTAAATTTTCCTAACCGTGACATGCTCCAGCCACATCATTATCAACGGCTGGCATCGTTACTCCACCAAGGCGAAACGGAACAGGTCATTGCTCGTGCGGTGCGCGAAATTCGACAGGATTTGAACCCCCATTCCGTACAAACCATGGATGCTACCTTGCCGATTATTGACGGATTAAAACAGCAGGGAATTATCCATTCCTACCCCGAAACTGTCCTTTTCTTTGCCGCTGAAGGGCAAATGTGCCATGCCCATTGTACGTTTTGCTTCCGTTGGCTCCAATTTGTTGGCGGAGAAAAAGAAATTTTTGTTAGCACCGATATCAACGCCCTGGTGCAGTATGTGGCACAGCACCAAGAAGTGCGCGATATCCTGTTTACTGGTGGCGATCCAATGGTGATGCCCGCTCACATACTTGCCGAATATGTGGATAAAATTCTTGCTGCTAATATTCCCCATTTGAATGCCATCAGATTTGGCACCAAAGCCATTACCTATTGGCCATATCGTTTCCTGACCGACCCTGACGCCGACTCTCTTTTGCAAACTTTTGAGCGCATTATTGCGAGTGGAAAACATCTTGCTATTGTCGCCAATATGAACCACCCGCGTGAACTTGCCACACCAGCCGTACAGCAGGCCGTTCAACGTATACGAGCCACGGGAGCTGAAATTCGCGCACAGTCACCGTTACTCCGCCATATCAATGCCGAAGCGACAACATGGGTCGACCTCTGGCAAGAGCAAGTTCGCCTTGGAATCATCCCATACTATCAATTTATCGTGCGCGATACCGGAGCGCGTCACTATTTCCGCGTCCCTTTAGTCGAAGCGCTTGAAATCTACCGCACCGCCTGGGGGAACGTCAGTGGCATTTGTCGCACGGCGCGTGGGCCATGTATGTCTACCCCACATGGCAAAGTGCAAGTGGTCGATGTGCAAGAGATCAACGGGAAACCTGCCCTGTTGCTGCGCTACCTGCAGTCGCCAGATGCGGCACAGGTTTTGCGGATTTTTTGTGCTGAATACGATGCAAATGCCGATTGGTTCAGTGATTTACGACCATTACGCCCTCAGGACGTTCCGTTCTTTTCACCTAACAGCGGCTCATCCGCCTAG
- a CDS encoding DUF481 domain-containing protein, translated as MRRVTPPFKSAAFRVSAMLRWSLASLTFCLFAAASAQSLELTPEYIRENYPDLYRQIQSAPKLPPQINPEKPYGEYQGFFSHPTFQPNQPEEWWEHSSFEYSPEYPYFLKHTHLKFSFAELSGNDDGTVKNGGMYLGLRKGRFTNHLAYSIDKKEIQNPDGNVSEKDVQNFEETLQYELNRYLFAEAGLFWQRLSPIFIQSRTIPFVGVGSYNVLQDVVDKNRYRLGIRLGLGRISDEYAPMVATLIQNDSEKYDGIYLRADYTHRLTDMLRYRQEFNMKRALDATNIYGLTTIPQAGLDEQKAIILGTTKRYDWRWTNSLEFSLNQYVGFLIQYAVAFDNNPWPVAAKRDTEFLTGFKFAY; from the coding sequence ATGAGGAGAGTCACCCCGCCTTTCAAGTCAGCCGCCTTCCGTGTTTCGGCAATGTTGCGATGGAGCTTGGCCAGTTTAACGTTCTGCCTTTTCGCGGCCGCCTCCGCGCAGAGCCTTGAACTCACACCGGAGTACATTCGCGAAAACTATCCCGACTTGTACCGTCAAATTCAATCCGCACCAAAACTTCCCCCGCAAATCAACCCAGAAAAACCGTACGGCGAGTATCAGGGTTTCTTTTCACACCCTACCTTTCAACCCAATCAACCCGAAGAGTGGTGGGAACACAGCTCATTCGAATATAGCCCCGAATACCCATATTTCCTAAAGCACACGCACCTTAAATTCTCTTTTGCCGAACTCAGTGGCAACGACGATGGTACCGTCAAAAATGGCGGAATGTATCTTGGACTTCGCAAAGGTCGATTCACGAACCATTTAGCCTATAGCATTGACAAAAAAGAGATTCAAAATCCTGACGGCAATGTCTCAGAAAAAGACGTGCAGAATTTTGAAGAAACCTTGCAGTACGAATTGAACCGCTATCTTTTTGCCGAAGCAGGCCTGTTTTGGCAGCGTTTAAGCCCCATTTTCATTCAAAGTCGTACTATCCCTTTTGTGGGTGTCGGTTCGTACAATGTGCTGCAAGATGTTGTTGACAAAAATCGCTACCGCCTTGGTATACGCCTCGGACTGGGTCGTATTTCCGACGAGTACGCACCGATGGTTGCTACCTTAATTCAGAATGATTCAGAAAAATATGATGGTATCTACCTCCGTGCCGATTACACGCATCGCCTCACTGACATGTTGCGTTACCGCCAGGAATTCAACATGAAGCGCGCCCTGGACGCTACCAATATTTACGGGTTAACCACCATCCCTCAAGCCGGCCTTGATGAACAAAAAGCAATCATCCTTGGTACTACTAAGCGCTATGACTGGCGTTGGACAAACAGCCTCGAATTTTCCCTCAATCAATACGTCGGTTTTCTGATTCAGTACGCCGTCGCGTTTGACAATAACCCTTGGCCGGTTGCCGCAAAACGGGACACCGAATTTTTAACCGGATTTAAATTTGCCTACTGA
- a CDS encoding 4'-phosphopantetheinyl transferase family protein has translation MKLQIFWIACDAPLSATQQHSLLALLPEPLQKQCHRYRRPEDQRATLLGKLLLLYAIEQRGARHVTLCNPLENITYTDTKKPFIAGAWSFNISHSGAVVVLACASSGKVGVDVEQIRPIAFDEFVGHLPELKALDPAARQRQFYTYWTAKEAVLKGTGQGLLLPLEEVIIKEDTATVHHERWHIRQFSCGFDYCAHVATTEKPSSCVIERIYLSRHGLTPWSAKEQV, from the coding sequence ATGAAATTGCAAATCTTTTGGATCGCGTGCGATGCTCCACTCTCGGCGACTCAGCAACACTCTTTGCTTGCCCTTCTTCCTGAGCCACTCCAAAAGCAATGTCATCGTTATCGACGCCCGGAAGATCAACGTGCTACGCTACTTGGCAAACTTCTGTTGCTCTATGCGATAGAGCAACGCGGCGCGCGACACGTAACACTCTGCAATCCTTTAGAAAATATTACCTACACTGATACAAAAAAACCTTTCATTGCAGGTGCTTGGTCGTTTAATATCTCCCACTCAGGAGCGGTCGTCGTGCTTGCATGTGCCAGCTCGGGTAAGGTAGGCGTTGATGTTGAGCAGATTCGTCCGATCGCATTTGATGAGTTCGTGGGACATTTGCCGGAACTCAAAGCGCTCGACCCCGCCGCGCGCCAACGTCAGTTTTATACCTACTGGACGGCGAAAGAGGCTGTTCTGAAAGGTACTGGCCAAGGGTTACTTCTGCCGCTGGAAGAAGTCATTATCAAGGAGGACACGGCTACCGTACACCATGAGCGTTGGCATATCCGGCAATTCTCCTGCGGATTCGACTATTGTGCTCATGTTGCGACTACTGAAAAGCCATCTTCGTGTGTTATAGAGCGCATCTATCTTTCTCGTCACGGTTTAACGCCATGGAGTGCAAAGGAGCAAGTATGA
- a CDS encoding thioesterase II family protein yields the protein MIHLTTSLFCFPFAGGNVYSYRPLAQNISPTVPVVTFEPPGRGRRGQEPRLTDIDAMASDLTSQLAPSIQQPYALFGHSMGALVIYLATHKLMQNNLPLPRHLFLSGKGAPDQTSVEARWYTLPLEEFKQKLITLGGCPPAVANDRELMEYFAPIIRDDMRVVAEYQHAALPPLPVPITVLIGDQESTTLAQAWQWQKYTSRACRVVTYTGGHFFLFDHVDAIGTLIQATLAEA from the coding sequence ATGATTCACTTAACCACATCACTTTTCTGTTTTCCCTTTGCCGGTGGCAATGTGTATTCCTACCGCCCACTGGCACAAAACATATCACCAACGGTGCCTGTCGTCACCTTTGAGCCTCCTGGTCGGGGGCGCCGAGGGCAGGAGCCGCGCCTGACTGATATCGACGCCATGGCGTCTGATTTGACCTCGCAACTGGCTCCATCCATTCAGCAGCCCTATGCACTTTTTGGTCACAGCATGGGGGCATTGGTTATCTATTTGGCCACGCACAAGTTGATGCAAAACAATCTTCCACTTCCCCGCCATCTTTTTCTTTCGGGCAAAGGTGCTCCGGATCAAACAAGCGTCGAGGCTCGCTGGTATACTCTTCCCTTAGAAGAATTTAAGCAAAAACTTATCACGTTAGGCGGGTGCCCGCCAGCTGTTGCTAATGACCGTGAATTGATGGAGTATTTTGCGCCGATTATTCGCGATGACATGCGTGTGGTAGCAGAATATCAGCACGCCGCGTTACCACCTCTGCCAGTTCCCATTACAGTCCTGATCGGCGATCAGGAAAGTACGACCCTTGCACAGGCGTGGCAGTGGCAGAAATATACCAGCCGTGCTTGTCGCGTTGTCACGTATACTGGAGGTCATTTTTTCCTTTTTGACCATGTCGATGCCATCGGCACCCTCATACAAGCGACTTTGGCCGAAGCATGA
- a CDS encoding SET domain-containing protein-lysine N-methyltransferase has protein sequence MINIPYYVADSLIPLAGKGLFVSEKVDIGRVVVAPTHISETITLEELTAVPDHPHAESSIRWFENHCTISPEWPDECFVNHSFTPSCLWHLGFLFAQRDLLQGEEITVDYRYLLGPEVKLPFCDSVTHQPIIGLSWAEKLLRSSETMLQIATQIHQREALTSAI, from the coding sequence ATGATAAATATCCCGTATTACGTTGCCGACTCGTTAATTCCTCTGGCTGGAAAAGGGCTTTTTGTGTCTGAAAAAGTTGATATCGGCAGGGTCGTTGTTGCACCAACTCATATCAGCGAAACTATTACGCTTGAAGAACTCACTGCCGTGCCCGACCATCCGCATGCGGAATCATCGATTCGCTGGTTCGAAAACCATTGCACAATATCCCCTGAATGGCCTGACGAGTGCTTTGTCAATCATTCATTCACCCCGAGTTGTCTGTGGCATTTAGGTTTTCTGTTTGCCCAAAGGGATTTATTGCAAGGAGAAGAGATCACAGTCGATTATCGATATTTATTGGGACCGGAGGTTAAACTCCCTTTTTGCGACTCGGTTACGCATCAACCGATCATTGGGCTTTCGTGGGCTGAAAAATTATTGCGCTCAAGTGAAACGATGCTGCAAATAGCAACGCAAATTCACCAGCGCGAAGCTCTTACCTCAGCTATATAG
- a CDS encoding GGDEF domain-containing protein yields MFLVCESLSDALISTYLWRNTLNDPRIEICRTASVSDLLVMLQSPQNKSVKGILVSMDGMGTSAEALACYLQENPLPLIGFTAQKRDRHPSASLLPWTEIFTVRDDGERSYVIDLLTFIERRSHQPLLVVGDIPPVLLEWSQQCGMSVIQCENGEAVLSALDVSVSEAAESLVTAHANIAPWVCCAATLHGDINTDALVRTIRQHYLAEEVGIVVFSETVKPQLAAKFFRYGVQECFDTTWAKSAVLARIVTHDTRSHQLQAMRPLLGRDLLTGMWNRETLLDVGEKIFRAAERANGNIVVALLRVQSLKHVNDTFGVSQGDRVMVDVARLVQCHVRSSDLVGRYDGATLAILFVGTQAKEIAPALRTIGEKIIATEILVENAHRLPWEIRIASIAQSQKKFLETLPELETMITRDSGDVSPLKIVEIDSLGKIRVYE; encoded by the coding sequence ATGTTTCTTGTTTGCGAATCGCTTTCAGACGCCCTGATCAGTACCTATCTGTGGCGCAATACCCTGAACGATCCACGGATCGAAATCTGTCGCACGGCTTCGGTATCCGATCTGCTTGTTATGCTACAATCGCCGCAGAACAAATCAGTTAAAGGGATACTGGTGAGTATGGATGGCATGGGCACTAGCGCAGAAGCACTGGCCTGCTACCTTCAAGAAAATCCACTTCCTTTGATTGGCTTTACTGCACAAAAACGCGACCGCCACCCATCGGCATCGTTGCTCCCTTGGACGGAAATCTTCACCGTGCGCGATGATGGCGAGCGCAGCTACGTTATTGATTTGCTGACATTCATCGAGCGGCGCTCTCATCAGCCGCTCCTTGTGGTGGGAGATATTCCCCCTGTACTTTTAGAATGGAGCCAGCAGTGCGGCATGAGCGTGATTCAGTGCGAAAATGGCGAAGCGGTGCTGTCCGCCCTTGATGTGTCGGTCAGCGAAGCAGCCGAATCGCTTGTCACCGCGCACGCCAACATTGCTCCGTGGGTGTGCTGCGCCGCCACGCTTCATGGAGACATCAACACCGACGCATTGGTGCGTACTATCCGCCAGCATTATCTTGCGGAAGAAGTCGGCATTGTAGTGTTTAGCGAAACCGTCAAACCACAACTTGCCGCAAAATTTTTCCGTTACGGGGTGCAAGAGTGCTTCGATACGACATGGGCAAAGAGCGCCGTTCTCGCCAGAATAGTCACGCATGATACCCGTTCGCATCAACTGCAAGCCATGCGACCACTGCTGGGGCGCGATCTGCTGACCGGTATGTGGAATCGTGAAACGCTCCTTGACGTCGGTGAAAAAATATTTCGCGCCGCCGAACGTGCCAATGGCAATATTGTGGTAGCGCTCTTGCGGGTGCAATCACTCAAGCATGTCAACGATACGTTTGGCGTGAGCCAAGGCGACCGCGTCATGGTAGACGTCGCAAGGCTCGTGCAGTGCCATGTCAGGTCTTCTGATTTGGTTGGACGTTATGACGGCGCCACGCTTGCCATCCTTTTCGTTGGCACGCAGGCCAAAGAAATTGCGCCCGCTCTACGCACTATTGGAGAAAAAATCATAGCGACAGAAATTCTGGTTGAAAATGCCCATCGACTCCCTTGGGAAATTCGCATTGCTTCTATCGCGCAAAGTCAAAAAAAGTTTTTGGAAACACTCCCAGAATTGGAAACCATGATCACACGTGACAGTGGTGATGTCTCACCATTAAAGATCGTCGAGATCGATTCGCTTGGGAAAATACGCGTTTACGAGTAG